One segment of Neodiprion fabricii isolate iyNeoFabr1 chromosome 1, iyNeoFabr1.1, whole genome shotgun sequence DNA contains the following:
- the LOC124180746 gene encoding cardioacceleratory peptide receptor-like isoform X1: protein MEEAEWLLENLNSSKRYGAFSLEANAGSAAMNVTLNVSSLNLTQQEDGINIYYFYEKEQFAVMGGLFFAIVIGNGAVLAALLLTRSRKSRMNHFIKQLAIADLLVGLINVGTDIVWRSTVDWLAGNLACKLIKYFQAVVTYSSTYVLVALSIDRYDAIAHPMNFTGGWFRAKCLIATAWVLSFVFATPVGILFKQAVVNNKVQCWIEMEANQWQIYISLVSVTLFILPAVIITACYTCIVCTIWNKSKQIIPKVQRPKINGHFDDEEVARRASSRGLIPRAKIKSVKMTLVIVFVFIICWCPYIIFDLLQVFDHIPRTQTSIAVATFIQSLAPLNSAANPIIYCVFSSHICRNLRYLLRKLPPVRWILGGPRVGRMGQSRTDTTSLTEGVQSTRIRSVHSVHAARASHSLRTSNHKL, encoded by the exons ATGGAGGAGGCGGAATGGCTGCTGGAGAACCTGAACTCGTCGAAGCGATACGGGGCTTTCTCTCTTGAAGCGAATGCCGGCTCTGCGGCAATGAACGTGACCCTAAACGTATCCAGCCTTAACCTTACGCAACAGGAAGATGGGATCAACATATACTATTTTTACGAG AAAGAGCAGTTCGCCGTTATGGGCGGTCTGTTCTTCGCAATAGTGATTGGAAACGGGGCTGTACTGGCGGCGCTGCTGCTGACCAGAAGCCGGAAGTCGAGAATGAACCACTTCATAAAGCAGCTGGCGATCGCCG ATCTTCTCGTCGGTCTGATAAACGTCGGCACGGACATCGTGTGGCGTTCGACGGTCGACTGGCTGGCCGGAAACCTCGCCTGCAAGCTCATCAAGTATTTTCAG GCAGTCGTGACCTACAGCTCGACGTACGTCCTCGTCGCCCTGAGTATAGACAGGTACGACGCCATCGCACACCCAATGAATTTCACCGGAGGCT GGTTTCGAGCGAAGTGTCTGATCGCCACAGCCTGGGTTCTCTCCTTCGTCTTCGCCACTCCGGTCGGAATCCTTTTCAAGCAAGCAGTCGTCAACA ACAAAGTTCAGTGCTGGATCGAGATGGAGGCAAATCAATGGCAAATTTACATATCTTTGGTGAGCGTGACTCTCTTCATCCTTCCGGCCGTCATCATCACGGCCTGCTACACGTGCATAGTTTGCACAATATGGAACAAGAGTAAACAGATCATACCGAAAGTACAACGGCCTAAGATAAACG GCCATTTCGACGACGAAGAAGTCGCACGACGCGCGAGCAGTCGCGGTCTCATTCCTCGTGCGAAGATAAAATCCGTCAAGATGACTCTGGTCATAGTTTTCG tatTCATCATTTGCTGGTGCCCCTACATAATATTCGACCTGCTACAAGTGTTCGATCACATACCGAGAACTCAGACCTCCATCGCTGTCGCCACCTTCATCCAAAGTCTGGCTCCCCTAAACTCCGCGGCGAACCCGATAATCTACTGCGTATTCTCATCCCACATCTGCAGAAACCTGAGGTACTTGCTTAG AAAGCTGCCTCCAGTTCGATGGATCCTTGGTGGTCCACGTGTGGGTCGAATGGGTCAATCGAGGACTGACACGACGAGCCTGACGGAAGGAGTCCAAAGCACGCGGATTCGTTCGGTCCATTCGGTCCACGCTGCGCGTGCCTCGCACAGTTTGCGCACTTCGAACCACAAACTGTAA
- the LOC124180746 gene encoding cardioacceleratory peptide receptor-like isoform X2: protein MEEAEWLLENLNSSKRYGAFSLEANAGSAAMNVTLNVSSLNLTQQEDGINIYYFYEKEQFAVMGGLFFAIVIGNGAVLAALLLTRSRKSRMNHFIKQLAIADLLVGLINVGTDIVWRSTVDWLAGNLACKLIKYFQAVVTYSSTYVLVALSIDRYDAIAHPMNFTGGWFRAKCLIATAWVLSFVFATPVGILFKQAVVNNKVQCWIEMEANQWQIYISLVSVTLFILPAVIITACYTCIVCTIWNKSKQIIPKVQRPKINGHFDDEEVARRASSRGLIPRAKIKSVKMTLVIVFVFIICWCPYIIFDLLQVFDHIPRTQTSIAVATFIQSLAPLNSAANPIIYCVFSSHICRNLRKLPPVRWILGGPRVGRMGQSRTDTTSLTEGVQSTRIRSVHSVHAARASHSLRTSNHKL from the exons ATGGAGGAGGCGGAATGGCTGCTGGAGAACCTGAACTCGTCGAAGCGATACGGGGCTTTCTCTCTTGAAGCGAATGCCGGCTCTGCGGCAATGAACGTGACCCTAAACGTATCCAGCCTTAACCTTACGCAACAGGAAGATGGGATCAACATATACTATTTTTACGAG AAAGAGCAGTTCGCCGTTATGGGCGGTCTGTTCTTCGCAATAGTGATTGGAAACGGGGCTGTACTGGCGGCGCTGCTGCTGACCAGAAGCCGGAAGTCGAGAATGAACCACTTCATAAAGCAGCTGGCGATCGCCG ATCTTCTCGTCGGTCTGATAAACGTCGGCACGGACATCGTGTGGCGTTCGACGGTCGACTGGCTGGCCGGAAACCTCGCCTGCAAGCTCATCAAGTATTTTCAG GCAGTCGTGACCTACAGCTCGACGTACGTCCTCGTCGCCCTGAGTATAGACAGGTACGACGCCATCGCACACCCAATGAATTTCACCGGAGGCT GGTTTCGAGCGAAGTGTCTGATCGCCACAGCCTGGGTTCTCTCCTTCGTCTTCGCCACTCCGGTCGGAATCCTTTTCAAGCAAGCAGTCGTCAACA ACAAAGTTCAGTGCTGGATCGAGATGGAGGCAAATCAATGGCAAATTTACATATCTTTGGTGAGCGTGACTCTCTTCATCCTTCCGGCCGTCATCATCACGGCCTGCTACACGTGCATAGTTTGCACAATATGGAACAAGAGTAAACAGATCATACCGAAAGTACAACGGCCTAAGATAAACG GCCATTTCGACGACGAAGAAGTCGCACGACGCGCGAGCAGTCGCGGTCTCATTCCTCGTGCGAAGATAAAATCCGTCAAGATGACTCTGGTCATAGTTTTCG tatTCATCATTTGCTGGTGCCCCTACATAATATTCGACCTGCTACAAGTGTTCGATCACATACCGAGAACTCAGACCTCCATCGCTGTCGCCACCTTCATCCAAAGTCTGGCTCCCCTAAACTCCGCGGCGAACCCGATAATCTACTGCGTATTCTCATCCCACATCTGCAGAAACCTGAG AAAGCTGCCTCCAGTTCGATGGATCCTTGGTGGTCCACGTGTGGGTCGAATGGGTCAATCGAGGACTGACACGACGAGCCTGACGGAAGGAGTCCAAAGCACGCGGATTCGTTCGGTCCATTCGGTCCACGCTGCGCGTGCCTCGCACAGTTTGCGCACTTCGAACCACAAACTGTAA
- the LOC124188112 gene encoding 1-phosphatidylinositol 4,5-bisphosphate phosphodiesterase-like, protein MTKKFEFNWQIEVPELLRNGSTFDRWFEDKENTEYEPDCVFKVDEYGFFIYWKSDGKDGDVIELAQVSDIRYGGTPKDPKLCNKLGKHGTAEQLDEKSLTICSGTDYTNIHYQHVVCPDAQTAKDWQSGLRLITHNTKASNVCPRTQLMKHWKRMSFSVDPKGKVPVKVISKTFASGKTEKLVYQALADLGLPSGKSDKIEPEAFTFDKFYALYHKICPRNDIEELFQSITKGKAETINLEQLINFMNEKQRDPRLNEILYPLYDDKRCIEIINDYEQDDKAKSEKKLTKDGFIRYLMSDENAPVFLDKLEEWMEMDQPLSHYYINSSHNTYLSGRQIGGKSTVEMYRQVLLAGCRCVELDCWDGKGEDEEPIITHGKAMCTDILFKDVIYALRDTAFVTSDYPIILSFENHCCLKQQYKLAKYCDEILGDLLLKEPLKDYPLEPGSPLPPPCALKRKILIKNKRLKPEVEKVELELFRSGQFEAKDEVVEDASAPAVAEPPKEEVPADPAAAGPPGEGGAEGEAPPIQYSGSTMACHPWLSSMINYAQPIKFQSFETAEKKNIHHNMSSFSETAALNYLKTSSVEFVNYNKRQMSRIYPKGTRADSSNYMPQVFWNAGCQMVALNFQTPDLPMQLNQGKFEYNGTTGYLLKPDFMRRPDRSFDPFAEGVDGVITAQCAVQVIAGQFLSDKKVGTYVEVDMYGLPADTIRKEFRTRMVPANGLNPVYNEEPFLFRKVVLPDLAVLRIGVYEESGKLLGQRILPLDGLQAGYRHISLKTEANFPMALPMLFINIELKIYVPDGFEDFMAALSDPGAFNKGAEKRDEAMKGLGIEQSDSKAEAEKKKKEEEAKKVEFKLDPITMESLKHEKGFSKTGKKQQKELDTMRKKHLKERQTMQKNHCSAIEKLVKGKDKAALTQDANVKKVVNEQTAQWSAMVERQRKEEWELLKTHAQNSREELKKLIEVVQATQNKQLQVKQDKDIKEMNANQAKVSVETMKEVMNDKALKTKGDKDRRLREKKQNNTKKFMEERKTVQIKQGREKEKLKVTHEKQVTELDKDIDLTVELYKNEQIEFDVSSKTEFYV, encoded by the exons ATGACGAAAAAGTTTGAGTTCAATTGGCAAATCGAAGTTCCCGAGCTCCTCAGAAATGGGTCAACTTTCGACAGATGGTTCGAGGACAAGGAGAACACTGAATACGAGCCCGATTGTGTGTTCAAAGTTGACGAATACGGCTTCTTCATTTACTGGAAAAGCGATGGGAAG GACGGTGACGTTATTGAGTTGGCCCAAGTGAGTGACATAAGGTACGGAGGGACGCCCAAG gatCCCAAACTGTGCAACAAACTCGGCAAACACGGTACTGCAGAACAACTCGACGAGAAGAGTTTAACGATATGTTCGGGAACGGATTACACGAATATTCACTATCAGCACGTAGTTTGTCCGGACGCACAAACGGCCAAG GACTGGCAAAGTGGGCTGCGGTTAATCACGCATAATACGAAGGCCAGCAACGTCTGTCCCAGAACGCAGTTGATGAAGCA TTGGAAAAGAATGAGTTTTTCTGTTGATCCGAAGGGAAAGGTGCCCGTTAAAGTTATTTCGAAAACCTTCGCCTCGgggaaaactgaaaaactgGTTTACCAAGCGTTGGCTGATCTGGGATTACCGAGTGGAAAG AGCGATAAGATCGAGCCGGAAGCTTTCACATTTGATAAATTCTACGCCCTGTATCACAAAATTTGTCCGCGAAATGACATCGAGGAACTTTTTCAGTCGAT CACCAAGGGAAAAGCGGAAACCATCAATCTAGAACAGTTAATTAACTTTATGAACGAGAAGCAAAGGGACCCAAGACTCAATGAAATTCTCTATCCATTATACGACGATAAGAGATGCATAGAGATAATCAACGACTATGAGCAAGACGATAAAGCGAAATCGGAGA AAAAGTTGACTAAAGATGGCTTCATCCGCTATCTCATGTCCGACGAGAACGCGCCGGTGTTTCTGGACAAGCTGGAAGAATGGATGGAAATGGATCAGCCGCTTTCTCATTACTACATCAATTCAAGCCACAACACTTACCTGAGCGGTCGTCAAATCGGTGGAAAAAGCACTGTGGAGATGTACCGTCAAGTGCTTTTGGCTGGCTGCAG ATGTGTCGAGCTGGACTGCTGGGACGGCAAGGGTGAGGACGAGGAGCCCATCATTACTCACGGCAAGGCCATGTGCACAGACATCCTCTTTAAGGACGTGATTTATGCTCTGAGAGACACGGCCTTTGTGACTTCTGATTATCCCATAATACTCAGTTTCGAGAACCACTGTTGTCTGAAGCAGCAATACAAATTGGCCAAATACTGTGACGAAATACTCGGGGACTTGTTGCTGAAGGAACCGCTGAAGGATTATCCT CTGGAACCTGGTTCTCCGCTTCCACCCCCGTGCGCTTTGAAGCGGAAGATTctcataaaaaataagcgcTTAAAACCGGAAGTTGAAAAAGTCGAGCTCGAATTATTCCGGTCCGGGCAATTCGAGGCTAAGGACGAAGTCGTGGAGGACGCAAGTGCTCCAGCCGTAGCTGAGCCACCGAAG GAGGAAGTTCCCGCGGATCCCGCAGCCGCTGGTCCCCCGGGAGAGGGAGGCGCTGAAGGGGAAGCTCCTCCGATTCAATACAGCGGAAGTACAATGGCCTGCCATCCCTGGCTTTCTTCGATGATCAACTACGCTCAACCCATCAAATTTCAGAGCTTTGAAACGGCAGAGA aGAAAAACATCCACCACAACATGTCCTCATTTTCCGAGACCGCCGCTCTTAATTACCTCAAGACTTCGTCCGTGGAGTTTGTTAATTACAACAAAAGGCAGATGAGTCGAATTTATCCAAAGGGAACGAGAGCAGACTCGTCCAATTACATGCCGCAG GTCTTTTGGAATGCTGGATGCCAAATGGTagctttgaattttcaaacacccGACTTACCGATGCAGTTGAACCAGGGAAAGTTCGAGTACAATGGAACTACGGGATACCTTTTGAAGCCGGACTTCATGCGGAGACCAGACAGGAGTTTTGATCCCTTTGCTGAGGGTGTGGACGGCGTTATCACCGCTCAGTGCGCCGTGCAA GTGATTGCCGGACAGTTCTTATCCGACAAGAAGGTAGGCACTTACGTAGAGGTGGATATGTACGGTTTGCCAGCCGATACTATCAGGAAGGAATTCAGGACCAGGATGGTACCGGCGAACGGATTGAACCCGGTGTACAACGAAGAGCCGTTCCTCTTTAGGAAAGTTGTTCTCCCCGACTTAGCGGTGCTGAGAATTG GGGTATACGAGGAAAGTGGAAAGTTACTCGGGCAGAGGATCCTACCACTTGACGGTCTTCAAGCTGGCTACAGACATATTTCACTGAAGACTGAAGCCAACTTCCCAATGGCGTTGCCCATGCTTTTCATCAACATAGAGCTCAAAATCTACGTACCTGATGGGTTCGAGG ATTTTATGGCAGCTCTGTCGGACCCCGGAGCTTTCAACAAGGGCGCGGAGAAGCGGGATGAGGCGATGAAGGGGTTGGGTATCGAGCAGTCGGACTCAAAAGCGGAGgcggaaaagaagaagaaagaggaagaggcaAAAAAGG TGGAGTTCAAACTCGATCCGATTACTATGGAGTCGTTGAAGCACGAGAAAGGATTCTCGAAGACCGGAAAGAAGCAGCAAAAGGAATTGGATACGATGCGGAAGAAACACTTGAAAGAGAGACAGACGATGCAAAAAAATCATTGCAGTGCTATTGAGAAGCTGGTTAAGGGCAAGGA CAAGGCGGCTCTAACCCAAGATGCtaacgtgaaaaaagttgTCAACGAGCAGACCGCTCAGTGGTCAGCGATGGTGGAAAGACAGAGAAAGGAGGAATGGGAACTTCTCAAGACTCACGCCCAGAATTCACGcgaagaattgaagaaactAATCGAAGTTGTACAAGCAACGCAGAACAAACAGCTCCAAGTCAAACAGGACAA AGACATCAAAGAGATGAATGCAAATCAGGCGAAAGTCTCGGTAGAAACAATGAAAGAAGTGATGAACGACAAAGCGCTGAAGACTAAAGGAGACAAGGACAGACGACTGAGAGAAAAGAAGCAGAACAATACGAAAAAGTTTATGGAGGAAAGGAAAACCGTGCAGATTAAGCAAGggcgagaaaaagaaaagctgAAAGTTACCCATGAAAAACAAGTCACTGAATTGGACAAAGACATTGATTTG ACCGTCGAGTTGTACAAGAACGAACAAATCGAGTTCGACGTGTCATCCAAGACGGAATTTTACGTGTAG